DNA from Rhipicephalus microplus isolate Deutch F79 chromosome 5, USDA_Rmic, whole genome shotgun sequence:
TAACCACGGCCATCAAGTTCATGTTGAAGAAGACTCCTCCATTGCGGTTCTCGTCTGTCAAGTCGTCAAGGTTCCTGCTGGATCTCCTGTTCCTCAGCCAGCACCCGCAGTTCCAGCCACACCCCCAATAGCTGCCGGCTCACCCTCTATCCTAGTGTCTTCACAAGAGACTCTGTCAGACTTAACCACCCGCGTCAGGACCGCCATGGATAGCCTTGTGGAACCACTCGCCGCCGCCTTGCAGAATGCATCACTGTGGCTGAACCGTACGTCGCAGCAACATCTGCATCAGCAGCACCAACACATGTCGGTGCAGCATGAGCACGCTGGACATAACCACCAGCATGCTACTCATAATCACCACTCTCATCAGCACATGCATGGCAGCCAGGTCAACCAGGACGGAGCACACGCCCATCAGCCCCAGCATGATGGGCACGCTAGCCAGCACACCCACCCTGCCCACTCTGCTCAAAGCCATCAAACCCAGCAAGCTGTTCCTGCACCGGCCGTGCCGATGACCGTAGTCTCCGTTCCTGTCATGATTCCAGCTGTACACGCTGGTTCCTTTCCCCTCGTGAACCTTTCCGCCGTCGTTCCTGCAAGCATGAATGTGTCTTCACTACAGTTTACTGGTCCTGTCCGCACTGCCACTTCCCTGGAAGGCGCTTCTGCTGCAACGGTTCCTGGTTCCATCATCATTGGCCGTAGTGGCGACCAACCCACGACCTTGAGCCCAGCCACCCCGGTAACTCTGCCGTCGCGTGGGCACTCCTCCGCAGCAGTTTCTCGCAAGTTTAGCGTCCGACAAGTCGCTACTCCTCCACCTATTATTCACGTACCAGTGTGTCCTGACTTCTGCTGCCGCCGGTAATGTTGCCGCATTGCTCAGCGTTTCGACAAGCGGCACAATCCCCGAACTGAGCCTACTTTTATAGCTATTTTCAGGAGCATAGGCCAATTTATAAGTTTGTCACTTTAAGAGCTCGATGAATGACTTTT
Protein-coding regions in this window:
- the LOC119173906 gene encoding uncharacterized protein LOC119173906 — encoded protein: MHFTVIFAVLAFSMAVEAVPSARTFASSQHSAHSIPAHNHNSHQHIFPGVQQNTANHGHQVHVEEDSSIAVLVCQVVKVPAGSPVPQPAPAVPATPPIAAGSPSILVSSQETLSDLTTRVRTAMDSLVEPLAAALQNASLWLNRTSQQHLHQQHQHMSVQHEHAGHNHQHATHNHHSHQHMHGSQVNQDGAHAHQPQHDGHASQHTHPAHSAQSHQTQQAVPAPAVPMTVVSVPVMIPAVHAGSFPLVNLSAVVPASMNVSSLQFTGPVRTATSLEGASAATVPGSIIIGRSGDQPTTLSPATPVTLPSRGHSSAAVSRKFSVRQVATPPPIIHVPVCPDFCCRR